A region from the Dendropsophus ebraccatus isolate aDenEbr1 chromosome 1, aDenEbr1.pat, whole genome shotgun sequence genome encodes:
- the LOC138768138 gene encoding hepatic lectin-like isoform X2, with amino-acid sequence MESSINHQRFYDGERQTGSRGFYPYTQRTEWIPFGLLALLFVLILALFITVFSGASERNKQLVTLKEMNDFRAKEKTCEAGWKQFDDSCYSLTVFKASWMKTRSSCLKKGADLAVITSEREQIFLRTFSDASTSKRYWIGLHDMDEEGSWTWVDGTDYETSYKKWKKGEPNDHDEGEDCVHLWSFGEWNDVHCPYDNAYGICEKNL; translated from the exons ATGGAGAGCAGCATCAATCATCAGAGATTTTACGATGGGGAAAGGCAGACAG GCAGCAGGGGGTTTTACCCTTACACACAGAGAACTGAATGGATTCCCTTTGGGCTACTGGCCCTATTGTTTGTTCTCATCCTggccctcttcattactgtatTCTCTGGAG ccaGTGAACGCAACAAACAGTTGGTTACTTTAAAAGAGATGAATGACTTCAGGGCAAAAG AGAAGACTTGCGAGGCCGGATGGAAGCAGTTTGATGACAGTTGTTACTCCCTTACTGTATTTAAAGCTTCTTGGATGAAAACCAGGAGTTCTTGTCTCAAGAAAGGGGCAGACCTAGCTGTAATCACCAGTGAGAGGGAGCAG ATCTTCCTTAGGACTTTTTCTGATGCTTCCACATCCAAACGTTATTGGATTGGACTCCATGATATGGATGAAGAAGGAAGCTGGACATGGGTTGATGGAACCGATTATGAAACATCTTACAA aaagtGGAAAAAAGGGGAGCCAAATGATCATGACGAAGGTGAAGATTGTGTTCACTTGTGGAGCTTTGGAGAGTGGAATGATGTTCACTGTCCTTATGACAATGCTTATGGGATTTGTGAAAAGAATCTTTGA
- the LOC138768138 gene encoding hepatic lectin-like isoform X1, whose amino-acid sequence MESSINHQRFYDGERQTGSRGFYPYTQRTEWIPFGLLALLFVLILALFITVFSGASERNKQLVTLKEMNDFRAKVHNLSLDMEQLHVSLKKKTCEAGWKQFDDSCYSLTVFKASWMKTRSSCLKKGADLAVITSEREQIFLRTFSDASTSKRYWIGLHDMDEEGSWTWVDGTDYETSYKKWKKGEPNDHDEGEDCVHLWSFGEWNDVHCPYDNAYGICEKNL is encoded by the exons ATGGAGAGCAGCATCAATCATCAGAGATTTTACGATGGGGAAAGGCAGACAG GCAGCAGGGGGTTTTACCCTTACACACAGAGAACTGAATGGATTCCCTTTGGGCTACTGGCCCTATTGTTTGTTCTCATCCTggccctcttcattactgtatTCTCTGGAG ccaGTGAACGCAACAAACAGTTGGTTACTTTAAAAGAGATGAATGACTTCAGGGCAAAAG TACATAACCTTTCCTTGGACATGGAACAGCTACATGTGTCATTAAAGA AGAAGACTTGCGAGGCCGGATGGAAGCAGTTTGATGACAGTTGTTACTCCCTTACTGTATTTAAAGCTTCTTGGATGAAAACCAGGAGTTCTTGTCTCAAGAAAGGGGCAGACCTAGCTGTAATCACCAGTGAGAGGGAGCAG ATCTTCCTTAGGACTTTTTCTGATGCTTCCACATCCAAACGTTATTGGATTGGACTCCATGATATGGATGAAGAAGGAAGCTGGACATGGGTTGATGGAACCGATTATGAAACATCTTACAA aaagtGGAAAAAAGGGGAGCCAAATGATCATGACGAAGGTGAAGATTGTGTTCACTTGTGGAGCTTTGGAGAGTGGAATGATGTTCACTGTCCTTATGACAATGCTTATGGGATTTGTGAAAAGAATCTTTGA